A part of Sebastes fasciatus isolate fSebFas1 chromosome 10, fSebFas1.pri, whole genome shotgun sequence genomic DNA contains:
- the LOC141775426 gene encoding uncharacterized protein LOC141775426 isoform X1, giving the protein MMTARFVSGASLFALLIVDICCHPVKTGYYPDPSYSSSYTNTAPNYDSHHRVPSGQFPPGAVRPNNAPSNGVSTPSYQAVPQWYPSVPQPTVQRGPAPSVGSSGPVFSGNRGTAVRPNPASSAQPGGAFQSGPQGWSVAPPTHFSGGEEMSTGTRGVVPGQPEDVSPAGSMYQAGELSNYAKKFEHGNSERETEEQGWLPPPPPLPVSVEKYARQGFTIQPQPNFNSESWGPYPRHAFMFVTGQHPPGTVTHTTSSYEQGRDHWQDVHYVRDAPYYPAPAQQIETFTGDFTDPESLEDPVAGSGQGDAQAGSGQGEAQAGSGQGGSGQDDSQAGSGQGEAGSGQGGAQAGYGQGGAHAGYGLGYGAFWQPVNHQAGGYNLGKVAY; this is encoded by the exons ATGATGACTGCACGGTTTGTCTCTGG GGCTTCCCTCTTTGCTCTGCTGATTGTGGACATATGCTGCCATCCTGTTAAGACAG GCTATTATCCCGACCCTTCCTATAGCAGCAGTTACACAAACACAGCTCCGAATTATGACTCCCACCACAGAGTGCCTTCTGGCCAGTTTCCACCTGGAGCTGTTAGGCCTAACAATGCTCCCTCTAATGGCGTCTCCACACCATCTTATCAGGCTGTGCCACAGTGGTACCCCAGTGTCCCTCAGCCTACTGTTCAAAGAGGACCAGCACCATCTGTTGGCTCTTCTGGACCTGTGTTCTCTGGGAACAGGGGCACTGCAGTGAGGCCTAACCCTGCCAGCTCTGCACAACCAGGAGGTGCTTTTCAATCTGGCCCACAAG GTTGGTCTGTTGCACCTCCCACTCATTTCTCTGGAGGTGAGGAAATGTCGACTGGCACTCGTGGCGTTGTCCCTGGTCAGCCTGAGGATGTGAGTCCGGCGGGATCAATGTACCAGGCAGGAGAGTTGTCCAACTATGCGAAAAAATTTGAGCATGGTAACTCAGAGAGGGAGACCGAGGAACAAGGCTggctgcctcctcctccaccactgccAGTCTCTGTGGAAAAGTATGCTAGACAAGGCTTCACCATCCAACCTCAGCCAAACTTCAACAGCGAAAGCTGGGGCCCTTACCCTCGCCACGCCTTCATGTTCGTGACCGGCCAGCATCCTCCAGGCACGGTCACTCACACCACCAGCAGCTACGAGCAGGGTAGAGACCACTGGCAAGATGTTCACTATGTGAGAGACGCTCCCTATTACCCCGCTCCTGCACAGCAGATCGAGACCTTCACTGGTGACTTTACAGACCCTGAGAGCTTGGAGGATCCTGTGGCTGGTTCTGGACAGGGAGATGCACAG GCTGGTTCTGGACAGGGTGAGGCACAGGCTGGTTCTGGACAGGGTGGTTCTGGACAGGATGACTCACAGGCTGGTTCTGGACAGGGTGAA GCTGGTTCTGGACAGGGCGGTGCACAGGCTGGTTATGGACAGGGTGGTGCACATGCTGGTTATGGACTGGGCTATGGAGCCTTCTGGCAGCCAGTTAACCACCAAGCTGGTGGCTACAACCTGGGCAAG GTTGCATACTAA
- the LOC141775426 gene encoding uncharacterized protein LOC141775426 isoform X3, translated as MMTARFVSGASLFALLIVDICCHPVKTGYYPDPSYSSSYTNTAPNYDSHHRVPSGQFPPGAVRPNNAPSNGVSTPSYQAVPQWYPSVPQPTVQRGPAPSVGSSGPVFSGNRGTAVRPNPASSAQPGGAFQSGPQGWSVAPPTHFSGGEEMSTGTRGVVPGQPEDVSPAGSMYQAGELSNYAKKFEHGNSERETEEQGWLPPPPPLPVSVEKYARQGFTIQPQPNFNSESWGPYPRHAFMFVTGQHPPGTVTHTTSSYEQGRDHWQDVHYVRDAPYYPAPAQQIETFTGDFTDPESLEDPVAGSGQGDAQAGSGQGGAQAGSGQGGAQAGYGQGGAHAGYGLGYGAFWQPVNHQAGGYNLGKVAY; from the exons ATGATGACTGCACGGTTTGTCTCTGG GGCTTCCCTCTTTGCTCTGCTGATTGTGGACATATGCTGCCATCCTGTTAAGACAG GCTATTATCCCGACCCTTCCTATAGCAGCAGTTACACAAACACAGCTCCGAATTATGACTCCCACCACAGAGTGCCTTCTGGCCAGTTTCCACCTGGAGCTGTTAGGCCTAACAATGCTCCCTCTAATGGCGTCTCCACACCATCTTATCAGGCTGTGCCACAGTGGTACCCCAGTGTCCCTCAGCCTACTGTTCAAAGAGGACCAGCACCATCTGTTGGCTCTTCTGGACCTGTGTTCTCTGGGAACAGGGGCACTGCAGTGAGGCCTAACCCTGCCAGCTCTGCACAACCAGGAGGTGCTTTTCAATCTGGCCCACAAG GTTGGTCTGTTGCACCTCCCACTCATTTCTCTGGAGGTGAGGAAATGTCGACTGGCACTCGTGGCGTTGTCCCTGGTCAGCCTGAGGATGTGAGTCCGGCGGGATCAATGTACCAGGCAGGAGAGTTGTCCAACTATGCGAAAAAATTTGAGCATGGTAACTCAGAGAGGGAGACCGAGGAACAAGGCTggctgcctcctcctccaccactgccAGTCTCTGTGGAAAAGTATGCTAGACAAGGCTTCACCATCCAACCTCAGCCAAACTTCAACAGCGAAAGCTGGGGCCCTTACCCTCGCCACGCCTTCATGTTCGTGACCGGCCAGCATCCTCCAGGCACGGTCACTCACACCACCAGCAGCTACGAGCAGGGTAGAGACCACTGGCAAGATGTTCACTATGTGAGAGACGCTCCCTATTACCCCGCTCCTGCACAGCAGATCGAGACCTTCACTGGTGACTTTACAGACCCTGAGAGCTTGGAGGATCCTGTGGCTGGTTCTGGACAGGGAGATGCACAG GCTGGTTCTGGACAGGGCGGTGCACAGGCTGGTTCTGGACAGGGCGGTGCACAGGCTGGTTATGGACAGGGTGGTGCACATGCTGGTTATGGACTGGGCTATGGAGCCTTCTGGCAGCCAGTTAACCACCAAGCTGGTGGCTACAACCTGGGCAAG GTTGCATACTAA
- the LOC141775426 gene encoding uncharacterized protein LOC141775426 isoform X2, with the protein MMTARFVSGASLFALLIVDICCHPVKTGYYPDPSYSSSYTNTAPNYDSHHRVPSGQFPPGAVRPNNAPSNGVSTPSYQAVPQWYPSVPQPTVQRGPAPSVGSSGPVFSGNRGTAVRPNPASSAQPGGAFQSGPQGWSVAPPTHFSGGEEMSTGTRGVVPGQPEDVSPAGSMYQAGELSNYAKKFEHGNSERETEEQGWLPPPPPLPVSVEKYARQGFTIQPQPNFNSESWGPYPRHAFMFVTGQHPPGTVTHTTSSYEQGRDHWQDVHYVRDAPYYPAPAQQIETFTGDFTDPESLEDPVAGSGQGDAQAGSGKGGAQAGSGQGGAQAGSGQGGAQAGYGQGGAHAGYGLGYGAFWQPVNHQAGGYNLGKVAY; encoded by the exons ATGATGACTGCACGGTTTGTCTCTGG GGCTTCCCTCTTTGCTCTGCTGATTGTGGACATATGCTGCCATCCTGTTAAGACAG GCTATTATCCCGACCCTTCCTATAGCAGCAGTTACACAAACACAGCTCCGAATTATGACTCCCACCACAGAGTGCCTTCTGGCCAGTTTCCACCTGGAGCTGTTAGGCCTAACAATGCTCCCTCTAATGGCGTCTCCACACCATCTTATCAGGCTGTGCCACAGTGGTACCCCAGTGTCCCTCAGCCTACTGTTCAAAGAGGACCAGCACCATCTGTTGGCTCTTCTGGACCTGTGTTCTCTGGGAACAGGGGCACTGCAGTGAGGCCTAACCCTGCCAGCTCTGCACAACCAGGAGGTGCTTTTCAATCTGGCCCACAAG GTTGGTCTGTTGCACCTCCCACTCATTTCTCTGGAGGTGAGGAAATGTCGACTGGCACTCGTGGCGTTGTCCCTGGTCAGCCTGAGGATGTGAGTCCGGCGGGATCAATGTACCAGGCAGGAGAGTTGTCCAACTATGCGAAAAAATTTGAGCATGGTAACTCAGAGAGGGAGACCGAGGAACAAGGCTggctgcctcctcctccaccactgccAGTCTCTGTGGAAAAGTATGCTAGACAAGGCTTCACCATCCAACCTCAGCCAAACTTCAACAGCGAAAGCTGGGGCCCTTACCCTCGCCACGCCTTCATGTTCGTGACCGGCCAGCATCCTCCAGGCACGGTCACTCACACCACCAGCAGCTACGAGCAGGGTAGAGACCACTGGCAAGATGTTCACTATGTGAGAGACGCTCCCTATTACCCCGCTCCTGCACAGCAGATCGAGACCTTCACTGGTGACTTTACAGACCCTGAGAGCTTGGAGGATCCTGTGGCTGGTTCTGGACAGGGAGATGCACAG GCTGGTTCTGGAAAGGGCGGTGCACAGGCTGGTTCTGGACAGGGCGGTGCACAGGCTGGTTCTGGACAGGGCGGTGCACAGGCTGGTTATGGACAGGGTGGTGCACATGCTGGTTATGGACTGGGCTATGGAGCCTTCTGGCAGCCAGTTAACCACCAAGCTGGTGGCTACAACCTGGGCAAG GTTGCATACTAA
- the LOC141774826 gene encoding uncharacterized protein LOC141774826: MEDTVHDSSDVGPTLTDAPEMPEKLQPQREDEVIGQPASIAYHLNLKLLAEYLLLPIPMCTAKDPVTNAACQAHGPFQVTVKSRATAAIIEWTFPFGHIVWRWSSQSALKYGMLIGDFMLAVNILLSGNNYAKVALLFKFMNMGMVGRSTFFKIQDTYCVDTIKQFWEEKRGLVISQLKPKASVVALGDGRMDSPGFCAQYCTYSVMENDSKDIISMVTVDKRETARNSVIMEKEAFIRTFDTLCQ; this comes from the exons ATGGAGGACACTGTGCATGACTCTTCAGACGTCGGTCCCACTCTCACAGATGCACCTgagatgccagaaaagctccagCCCCAGAGAGAAGATGAGGTCATTGGCCAGCCAGCTTCTATTGCCTATCATCTAAACTTGAAGCTGCTGGCTGAGTACCTTCTGCTGCCCATCCCCATGTGTACCGCCAAGGACCCTGTTACCAATGCAGCGTGCCAGGCCCATGGACCCTTTCAGGTGACGGTCAAATCCAGGGCCACAGCTGCCATCATTGAGTGG acGTTTCCCTTTGGTCATATTGTGTGGCGTTGGAGTTCACAGTCCGCTCTCAAGTATGGGATGCTGATAGGGGACTTCATGTTGGCTGTCAATATCCTCCTCTCTGGAAACAACTATGCGAAAGTGGCATTACTGTTCAAATTTATGAACATGGGGATGGTGGGAAGgtccacatttttcaaaatacagGACACCTACTGTGTGGACACCATAAAACAGTTCTGGGAAGAAAAGCGAGGATTAGTTATTTCCCAGCTAAAGCCCAAAGCCAGTGTCGTGGCCCTGG gaGATGGTCGGATGGACAGCCCTGGATTCTGTGCACAGTACTGCACATATAGtgtgatggagaatgactctaAAGACATCATCTCCATGGTGACAGTGGACAAACGTGAAACGGCGCGGAACAGTGTCATCATGGAGAAGGAAGCCTTCATCCGGACTTTTGACACACTTTGTCAGTAA